In Mangrovivirga cuniculi, the following proteins share a genomic window:
- a CDS encoding sterol desaturase family protein, which yields MELSPVVIAIPIYFLLIGIEMVIQHVRKIKLYRVGDALTNISCGITQQTTNLFLKVGVLFIYHFIYENLRILTIEPTWYSMIILFVAADFCYYWSHRMSHEINLFWGGHVVHHQSEDYNLSVALRQGTFQILFTAPFYWPLAILGFDVITFTLISGLVTVYQFWIHTETINKMGWFEKIFNTPSHHRVHHGRNPKYIDKNHAGVFIIWDKMFGTFQEEEERPVYGVTVPTNSWNPVWVNLKHFKEMAQNMKGMKFKDKLKFTFNKPGWMPSYLGGMKGIPEVDKKTYIKYDTPAPVIINLYAIFQYIIALVVTALFLFNEGQFSLLEKIIMSTFIIWSVVHTGIILEKKKWFYILEPLRIISGVALSYVFLANMNLMSAGFIATICVALISFVWLFKISKTPYEKSALSKTAA from the coding sequence ATGGAACTATCCCCTGTAGTGATTGCTATACCGATATATTTCCTGCTGATAGGAATTGAAATGGTTATTCAGCATGTGAGGAAGATTAAATTATATCGAGTAGGTGATGCCCTGACTAACATTAGCTGTGGTATTACTCAGCAAACAACCAATTTATTTCTCAAAGTTGGAGTATTATTTATTTATCATTTCATTTATGAAAACTTAAGGATTTTAACTATTGAGCCAACTTGGTATTCGATGATTATTCTTTTTGTTGCAGCTGATTTTTGCTATTACTGGTCTCATCGCATGAGTCATGAAATAAATTTATTCTGGGGCGGACACGTAGTTCATCATCAAAGTGAAGATTATAATCTTTCAGTCGCTCTGAGACAAGGAACATTTCAAATATTATTTACAGCACCATTTTACTGGCCATTAGCGATACTTGGTTTTGACGTGATAACATTTACACTTATTTCCGGATTAGTGACTGTTTATCAATTTTGGATTCACACAGAGACAATCAATAAAATGGGGTGGTTTGAGAAGATATTTAATACGCCAAGTCATCATAGAGTCCATCATGGAAGAAACCCAAAATACATCGATAAGAATCATGCAGGAGTATTTATAATATGGGATAAAATGTTTGGCACTTTTCAGGAGGAAGAAGAAAGGCCTGTATATGGAGTGACGGTACCAACAAATTCCTGGAATCCGGTTTGGGTAAATCTGAAGCATTTCAAAGAAATGGCTCAAAATATGAAAGGAATGAAATTTAAGGATAAATTAAAATTTACATTCAACAAACCTGGCTGGATGCCTTCGTATCTTGGTGGAATGAAAGGAATTCCGGAGGTAGATAAAAAAACCTACATAAAATATGACACCCCTGCCCCGGTAATAATAAATTTATATGCAATATTTCAATACATAATTGCTCTGGTAGTCACTGCTCTTTTTCTTTTTAATGAGGGACAGTTTTCGTTACTTGAAAAAATAATCATGAGTACTTTTATTATATGGAGTGTCGTGCACACAGGTATAATTCTTGAAAAGAAAAAATGGTTTTATATCCTTGAGCCATTGCGAATTATTTCAGGTGTTGCCTTAAGTTATGTCTTTCTTGCAAATATGAATTTAATGTCGGCAGGTTTTATTGCCACAATCTGCGTAGCTTTGATTAGCTTTGTATGGCTATTTAAAATAAGTAAAACCCCTTATGAAAAGTCTGCTCTCAGTAAAACTGCTGCCTGA
- a CDS encoding DNA topoisomerase IV subunit B yields the protein MANSKGEVVYNEDSIKSLEPNEHIRLRPGMYIGKLGDGSSFDDGIYVLVKEIVDNSIDEHMMGNGKTIYIKITDHHVEVRDYGRGIPLGKVVDCVSKINTGGKYDSGAFQKSVGLNGVGTKAVNALSSNFRVISYRDGEKKEAYFEQGYLKEEKPVEKSSERNGTFIKFTPDNSIFKNYRFIPEFLENQIWNYCYLNAGLTINFNGQKYHSERGLYDLLDKKTDEEANRYPIIHLKGEDIEFAMTHANQYGEEYYSFVNGQFTTQGGTHLAEFRSAIVKAIREFYNKNYEAVDIRQAIAAAVAVRVQEPVFESQTKTKLGSTHVGPGGPTMRTFVNDFVKRVLDDYLHKHSDTAEALQKRIQQSERERKDIAGIKKLANDRAKKANLHNKKLRDCRNHFNDKKGNKQDETMIFITEGDSASGSITKSRDVQTQAVFSLRGKPLNCFGKTKKIVYENEELNLLQHALNIEDGLDGLRYRKVIIATDADVDGMHIRLLLLTFFLQFFPDLVRNGHVYILETPLFRVRNKKETIYCYSEEERREAIAKLGNKPEITRFKGLGEISPDEFGGFIGEDIRLSPIIINKETSINKLLTFYMGTNTPARQEFIIDKLRVEKDVVEEGKIPLLETEESEIEKA from the coding sequence ATGGCAAATTCGAAAGGTGAAGTAGTTTATAATGAGGACAGTATCAAATCGCTTGAACCAAATGAGCATATCAGGCTAAGGCCGGGTATGTATATTGGTAAATTAGGCGATGGTTCTTCATTTGATGACGGTATTTATGTTTTAGTAAAAGAAATTGTAGATAACTCGATTGATGAACACATGATGGGAAATGGTAAAACCATTTACATCAAAATCACAGACCATCATGTAGAGGTACGTGACTATGGTAGGGGTATCCCTCTTGGTAAAGTTGTTGATTGCGTTTCAAAAATCAATACAGGAGGAAAGTATGATTCAGGTGCTTTTCAAAAATCTGTAGGGTTGAATGGTGTGGGTACCAAAGCTGTAAATGCACTTTCGTCTAATTTCAGAGTTATTTCTTACCGTGATGGGGAAAAGAAAGAAGCTTATTTTGAACAAGGATATCTTAAGGAAGAGAAGCCTGTAGAAAAATCCTCTGAAAGAAACGGGACGTTTATCAAGTTTACTCCGGATAACTCCATTTTTAAGAATTACCGGTTTATTCCCGAATTTCTGGAAAATCAAATATGGAATTATTGTTACCTTAATGCCGGGTTGACAATTAATTTCAATGGCCAAAAATATCATTCGGAGAGAGGTCTTTATGATCTACTGGATAAGAAAACGGATGAAGAAGCCAATAGATATCCCATCATTCATTTGAAAGGAGAGGATATTGAGTTTGCCATGACTCACGCTAATCAGTACGGTGAAGAATATTATTCATTCGTTAATGGTCAGTTTACTACTCAGGGAGGAACCCACCTTGCCGAATTCAGATCTGCAATAGTCAAAGCCATTCGTGAATTCTATAATAAAAATTATGAGGCTGTCGATATCAGGCAGGCGATCGCTGCAGCAGTTGCTGTAAGAGTTCAGGAACCTGTTTTCGAATCGCAAACAAAAACCAAACTTGGAAGTACCCATGTTGGTCCTGGAGGCCCGACAATGAGGACTTTTGTGAATGACTTTGTTAAAAGGGTACTTGATGACTACTTACATAAGCATTCTGACACTGCTGAAGCACTTCAAAAACGAATCCAGCAATCAGAAAGAGAAAGAAAGGATATTGCCGGAATTAAAAAATTGGCAAATGACCGTGCTAAAAAGGCTAACCTACACAATAAAAAACTTAGAGACTGCCGAAATCACTTTAACGACAAAAAAGGTAATAAGCAAGACGAGACGATGATCTTCATAACAGAGGGAGATTCAGCGTCAGGGTCTATTACAAAATCAAGGGATGTTCAAACCCAGGCTGTTTTTTCTTTGAGAGGAAAACCATTGAACTGCTTTGGTAAAACAAAGAAGATCGTATATGAAAATGAAGAACTAAACCTACTTCAACATGCATTAAACATTGAAGATGGGTTAGATGGACTTAGATATAGAAAAGTGATTATTGCTACTGATGCAGATGTTGATGGAATGCATATTCGCCTACTTTTATTGACGTTCTTTCTTCAGTTTTTTCCTGATTTAGTAAGAAACGGTCATGTTTATATTCTTGAAACTCCATTATTTAGGGTTAGAAATAAAAAAGAAACTATCTATTGTTATTCTGAAGAGGAAAGAAGGGAAGCGATAGCTAAGCTTGGAAATAAACCGGAGATAACCAGGTTTAAAGGGTTAGGTGAAATTTCCCCGGACGAATTTGGCGGATTTATCGGTGAAGATATTAGGTTGAGTCCAATCATTATAAATAAAGAAACCAGTATCAATAAATTACTGACTTTTTATATGGGTACGAATACTCCAGCAAGACAAGAGTTTATTATTGATAAACTTCGAGTAGAAAAGGATGTCGTAGAAGAAGGGAAGATACCTTTATTGGAAACAGAAGAAAGTGAAATTGAAAAAGCATAA
- a CDS encoding DNA gyrase/topoisomerase IV subunit A: MAKDNNQNNSNNEEEEIHDVIPVGGMYENWFLDYASYVILERAVPAIGDGFKPVQRRIMHSMKEMDDGRFNKVANIIGQTMQYHPHGDASIGDAIINMGQKDLLIETQGNWGDIRTGDSAAAPRYIEARLSKFALDVVFNPQVTNWQLSYDGRKKEPVTLPVKFPMLLAQGVEGIAVGLSTKILPHNFNELIDASIKVLQGKNPKIYPDFPTGGLADFSEYNDGLRGGRIKVRAKIEEVDKKTIAIKDIPFGVTTSSLIDSILKANDKGKIKIKQVTDNTAKDVEILISLASGQSPNVTIDALYAFTDCETSISPNACVIIEDKPHFLGVTDILKHNTDQTVELLRQELEIRKGELKEKLLFSSLEKIFIENRIYRDIEECETWEAVLETIDKGLDPYKPDFYREITQDDIVRLTEIKIKRISKFDTFKADELMKKYSDELAEVEYNLENIIDYSIEYYKKIKEKHGKGRERKTEITTFETIQAHVVAANNVKLYANLKDGFIGTALKKDEFITDCSDIDDIIVFRRDGKMLVTKIADKTFVGKDLLYVGVFKKNDERMVYNMIYLDGKSGRSMVKRFQVLAITRDREYDLTKGHANSKVSYFSANPNGEAEKVTVYLTSGCKARIKVFDFDFAEVDIKGRGAGGNILTKYPVRKIQFKEAGVSTLGGVDIWYDDVVGRLNRDEQGSYLGNFNGDDNILVIYESGEYELTNFELTNRYEAGKVKLISKFDPERPVSAVYYDSGSKTTYIKRFLIETSTLDKKFLFISEGRGSKLYFASTALKPVINVKYQDGKKRSEEQFEIEDLIDIKGWKAIGNKFPLQSVKDIKDITPKEEKKSEEPKKEEKGSTDKEKDKDVYTSGDSVDFDGDDDKEQLGLF, from the coding sequence ATGGCAAAAGATAATAACCAAAATAATTCAAATAACGAGGAAGAAGAAATTCATGATGTTATTCCCGTTGGAGGGATGTATGAGAATTGGTTTCTTGATTATGCTTCCTATGTAATACTTGAAAGAGCAGTCCCGGCCATTGGCGATGGATTTAAACCCGTGCAAAGAAGGATCATGCATTCCATGAAGGAAATGGATGATGGAAGATTTAATAAAGTTGCAAATATCATTGGTCAGACAATGCAATATCACCCCCATGGCGATGCATCTATTGGTGATGCGATCATTAATATGGGGCAAAAAGATCTTCTGATAGAAACTCAGGGTAACTGGGGAGATATAAGGACAGGAGACTCTGCAGCAGCACCTAGATATATCGAGGCAAGATTATCCAAATTCGCGCTTGATGTTGTTTTCAATCCTCAGGTAACGAATTGGCAGCTTAGTTATGATGGTAGAAAGAAAGAGCCTGTAACACTTCCGGTTAAATTTCCTATGCTTTTAGCTCAGGGCGTTGAAGGAATTGCAGTTGGACTAAGTACCAAAATTTTACCTCATAACTTTAACGAGTTAATTGATGCTTCAATAAAGGTCCTTCAGGGTAAGAACCCGAAAATTTATCCGGATTTCCCAACTGGTGGACTGGCTGATTTTTCTGAGTATAATGATGGACTAAGAGGTGGAAGAATAAAAGTCAGGGCTAAAATTGAAGAGGTTGATAAGAAGACAATAGCAATAAAAGACATTCCTTTTGGAGTTACGACCAGTTCATTAATTGACAGTATTCTTAAGGCCAATGATAAGGGAAAGATTAAGATAAAGCAGGTTACTGATAACACTGCAAAGGACGTTGAAATTCTGATATCATTGGCATCAGGGCAATCACCAAATGTTACTATTGACGCCCTTTATGCTTTCACAGACTGTGAGACAAGTATATCTCCTAATGCCTGCGTTATTATCGAAGATAAACCGCATTTCTTAGGTGTAACAGATATCCTTAAGCATAATACCGATCAAACGGTTGAATTACTTCGACAAGAGCTGGAGATCAGAAAAGGTGAGTTAAAGGAAAAGCTACTTTTTTCATCCCTTGAAAAGATCTTTATCGAGAACAGAATTTATAGAGATATCGAAGAATGTGAGACCTGGGAAGCAGTTCTTGAAACCATTGATAAAGGATTGGATCCATATAAGCCCGATTTTTACCGGGAGATCACACAAGATGATATAGTAAGGCTTACAGAGATTAAAATTAAACGTATTTCTAAGTTCGATACCTTTAAGGCTGATGAGCTGATGAAGAAATACAGTGATGAGCTTGCTGAAGTTGAATATAACCTTGAGAATATAATCGATTATTCAATCGAATATTATAAAAAGATCAAGGAAAAGCATGGTAAAGGTAGAGAAAGAAAAACCGAGATTACTACTTTCGAAACTATCCAGGCTCATGTTGTTGCTGCCAATAATGTGAAATTATATGCTAATTTGAAAGATGGCTTTATTGGCACTGCACTTAAAAAGGATGAGTTTATTACAGACTGCTCTGATATTGATGACATCATCGTATTTAGAAGAGATGGTAAAATGCTCGTCACTAAGATTGCAGATAAAACGTTTGTTGGTAAAGATCTCTTATATGTAGGGGTCTTTAAGAAAAATGACGAACGGATGGTCTATAATATGATCTACCTCGATGGGAAATCAGGAAGATCAATGGTGAAAAGGTTCCAGGTATTAGCAATAACCCGTGACAGAGAGTATGATCTTACAAAAGGACATGCTAATAGTAAAGTTTCATATTTTTCAGCTAACCCAAACGGAGAAGCAGAAAAAGTTACAGTTTATCTAACCTCAGGTTGTAAAGCTCGAATAAAAGTATTCGATTTTGATTTTGCCGAAGTAGATATTAAAGGCCGCGGAGCAGGGGGTAATATCCTTACTAAATATCCTGTGCGTAAAATCCAATTTAAAGAAGCAGGTGTGTCTACGCTTGGAGGCGTTGATATTTGGTATGATGATGTTGTTGGAAGATTAAACAGAGATGAACAGGGAAGTTATTTAGGGAATTTTAATGGGGACGATAACATCCTGGTGATTTATGAATCTGGTGAATACGAATTGACAAATTTTGAGTTAACCAATCGTTATGAGGCAGGTAAGGTTAAGTTAATCTCTAAGTTTGATCCGGAAAGGCCTGTTTCAGCTGTATATTATGATAGTGGGTCAAAAACAACTTATATCAAGAGATTTTTGATTGAAACCAGTACTCTGGATAAAAAATTCTTGTTTATCAGTGAAGGCAGAGGTTCGAAATTATATTTTGCTTCTACAGCACTTAAGCCTGTAATTAATGTCAAATATCAGGACGGTAAAAAGCGAAGCGAAGAACAATTTGAGATTGAAGATCTTATAGATATTAAAGGATGGAAAGCTATAGGAAATAAATTCCCACTTCAATCGGTTAAAGATATTAAGGATATAACTCCTAAAGAAGAAAAGAAATCAGAAGAACCGAAGAAGGAGGAAAAGGGATCAACAGACAAGGAAAAAGATAAAGATGTTTATACATCAGGTGATTCTGTTGATTTTGATGGTGATGATGATAAAGAACAACTAGGCTTGTTTTAG
- a CDS encoding TrmH family RNA methyltransferase, with protein sequence MENINSRKDFLNHLSNFVTEKRKLLIEDILNFRTRYLTVVLEDIYQSQNASAVLRTCECMGLQDVHIIEQENKFSINRNIVKGATKWMDIHRYNKSEVNNVKECLTSLRGKGYKICATSPHEGAYELGEFVPEEKTAFLLGHEKHGLSDQALEMADFSIKIPMYGFTESYNLSVSGALILYDCIHKLKNRKIDFYLSEDEKEEIKYRWYKMSYGKSDLLEKEFFKT encoded by the coding sequence ATGGAGAATATAAATTCCAGAAAAGATTTTTTAAATCATTTATCAAATTTTGTAACGGAAAAGCGAAAGTTATTAATCGAAGATATACTTAACTTTCGCACTCGTTACCTTACAGTGGTTCTGGAAGATATTTACCAATCTCAAAATGCCAGTGCGGTTTTGAGGACATGTGAATGCATGGGACTCCAGGATGTCCATATTATAGAACAGGAAAATAAATTCTCTATAAACAGGAATATCGTTAAAGGAGCAACAAAGTGGATGGATATTCATCGCTACAACAAAAGTGAAGTAAATAATGTTAAGGAATGTCTTACTTCATTACGTGGAAAAGGCTATAAAATTTGTGCAACCTCTCCACATGAAGGTGCTTACGAATTAGGTGAATTTGTTCCTGAAGAGAAAACCGCTTTTTTACTGGGACATGAAAAACATGGATTAAGTGATCAGGCTTTAGAAATGGCTGATTTTAGTATTAAAATACCAATGTATGGGTTTACTGAAAGTTATAACTTATCTGTTAGTGGTGCATTAATACTTTATGATTGTATACATAAATTAAAAAATAGAAAGATTGATTTTTATCTTTCTGAAGATGAAAAAGAAGAGATCAAATATAGGTGGTATAAAATGTCGTATGGTAAATCTGATCTTTTAGAAAAGGAATTTTTTAAAACATGA
- a CDS encoding SanA/YdcF family protein, which produces MKLNSVIKKAFKISLWALLVSLFVILITNLMVVWVNKQELVFSKKDLSNTKVGLVLGTSKFLTKGGENPFFNKRINAAADLYHSGKVKHLIVSGDNKYQSYNEPRYMYQALIEKGVPHEAITFDFAGFRTLDSVVRAKKIFGQDSIVVITQEFHAYRALQISKKYNIKAQAFAAEEVPLKESFFVRSREVLARTAMYADLYILNTQPEYLGERQPINIGK; this is translated from the coding sequence ATGAAATTGAACTCTGTTATAAAAAAGGCCTTTAAGATCAGTCTTTGGGCATTATTGGTATCATTGTTTGTTATTCTTATAACAAATCTAATGGTTGTATGGGTGAATAAACAAGAGCTCGTCTTCTCAAAAAAGGATCTTTCGAATACAAAAGTTGGGTTGGTTTTGGGAACGAGTAAATTCCTGACCAAGGGTGGTGAGAACCCATTTTTTAATAAAAGAATAAATGCAGCAGCAGATCTGTATCACAGTGGTAAAGTCAAACATTTGATAGTTAGCGGAGATAATAAATATCAATCCTATAACGAGCCAAGATATATGTATCAGGCACTGATAGAGAAGGGAGTGCCCCATGAGGCGATCACATTTGATTTTGCCGGATTCAGAACTCTTGATTCTGTAGTTAGGGCTAAAAAAATATTTGGACAGGATTCTATTGTGGTTATAACCCAGGAGTTTCATGCTTACCGTGCACTACAGATCAGTAAAAAATATAATATTAAAGCACAGGCATTTGCAGCTGAAGAAGTACCTTTGAAGGAAAGTTTTTTTGTAAGGAGCAGAGAAGTGCTTGCAAGGACAGCGATGTATGCAGATCTTTACATTTTAAATACTCAACCTGAATATTTAGGTGAAAGACAACCTATAAATATTGGAAAGTAA